In Oncorhynchus tshawytscha isolate Ot180627B unplaced genomic scaffold, Otsh_v2.0 Un_contig_8606_pilon_pilon, whole genome shotgun sequence, a single genomic region encodes these proteins:
- the LOC121843958 gene encoding slit homolog 2 protein-like isoform X2: MSLRSSLLAPASALGLCRCLLAVLVVLGLSSRAEGQPCPAQCSCSGSTVDCHGQGLRSVPRNIPRNAERLDLNANNLTKITKADFAGLRNLRVLQLMENKINLIERGAFQDLKELERLQN, from the exons ATGTCCCTACGGTCGAGCCTCCTTGCTCCGGCCTCAGCTCTGGGTCTGTGTCGCTGTCTGCTGGCTGTCCTGGTTGTCCTGGGACTGTCCAGCCGGGCAGAGGGCCAGCCATGCCCGGCGCAGTGCTCCTGTTCCGGCTCTACTGTGGACTGTCACGGCCAGGGTCTCCGCAGCGTTCCCAGGAATATACCACGCAATGCAGAGAGACT GGATCTGAACGCTAATAATCTGACTAAAATCACCAAGGCCGATTTCGCTGGACTGAGGAATCTGCGTGTGCT TCAGTTGATGGAGAATAAGATCAATCTGATAGAGAGAGGAGCCTTCCAGGACCTGAAGGAGCTCGAGAGACT ccagAACTGA